In Glycine max cultivar Williams 82 chromosome 7, Glycine_max_v4.0, whole genome shotgun sequence, a single window of DNA contains:
- the LOC100805652 gene encoding zinc-finger homeodomain protein 4 has translation MELSSQEGEIPIPINSSTTYGHGNGHGHGLMIHHDHNHIISSTAPSNGIPTMQQEEDHGLGSYKKVVRYRECLKNHAAAMGGNATDGCGEFMPSGEEGTIEALNCSACHCHRNFHRKEVEGEPSCDYHHLNINRRRHILGPHKNLLPPEALGYPTAARSVPPHQMIMPYNIGGIGHHLPSESDEQEDGGGGGGMVQLSSRPISSQQQLVKKRFRTKFSQEQKDKMLNFAEKVGWKIQKQEESVVQQFCQEIGVKRRVLKVWMHNNKHNLAKKNPPTTAAPPPP, from the coding sequence ATGGAACTTTCGAGTCAAGAAGGCGAAATCCCAATCCCAATAAACAGCAGTACTACATATGGACATGGTAATGGTCATGGTCACGGACTCATGATTCACCATGACCATAACCACATTATATCCTCCACGGCACCTTCAAATGGCATACCTACCATGCAGCAGGAGGAGGATCATGGACTTGGAAGCTACAAGAAAGTAGTTCGGTACAGAGAATGCCTGAAGAACCATGCAGCAGCCATGGGAGGGAATGCCACTGATGGGTGTGGTGAGTTCATGCCAAGTGGAGAAGAAGGGACCATAGAGGCACTGAACTGCTCTGCCTGTCATTGCCACAGAAACTTCCACAGAAAGGAAGTGGAGGGTGAGCCTTCATGTGACTACCACCACCTCAACATCAACAGAAGAAGACACATTCTAGGCCCTCACAAGAACCTCCTCCCACCTGAGGCTCTGGGATACCCTACAGCTGCTAGAAGTGTCCCACCACACCAGATGATAATGCCCTACAACATTGGAGGAATTGGGCACCACCTCCCTTCAGAATCTGATGAACAAgaagatggtggtggtggtggtggaatggTGCAGCTTAGTAGTAGACCCATCAGCTCCCAGCAGCAGCTAGTGAAGAAAAGGTTCAGGACAAAGTTCAGCCAGGAGCAGAAGGACAAAATGCTCAACTTTGCTGAGAAGGTGGGTTGGAAAATCCAGAAGCAAGAGGAGTCTGTTGTGCAACAGTTCTGCCAAGAGATTGGGGTCAAGAGAAGAGTGCTCAAGGTTTGGATGCATAACAATAAGCACAATCTCGCCAAAAAGAATCCCCCAACAACTgctgcaccaccaccaccttaa
- the LOC106799508 gene encoding uncharacterized protein, producing the protein MPKGKTTPSDSNHPGRDSLQWNDEMDQMLLNALGEEANKGNRHDGAWTTQAYNNMVEALRSTIGPNITKNHIKNRMKTLKNHFAEAYDLFHSLSGFSWNSITRKFDAEDDVWEELIKGKPHAARWRKMQIKHYDILTELFATDRAKGNVAKTAKERRKQWEKENIDLNNYFEDTEMYVPNVGMFDENQFSPPNFEDASPQNGQTNPSGLNTSRGTKRKRNVVELVEDQYERMNESIMTIAEALKEGNSVSKELHQVAERQVEVAERQVAVIEKQVEIAEKQVTVIQQTRPRHYSESDVWDLLEELRVTDPFRMKVYNHLCDNEHKKRKLFGVPPHMRGEALIQMMTDAGIFC; encoded by the exons ATGCCAAAGGGAAAAACCACTCCATCAGATTCTAATCACCCTGGTAGAGATAGCCTACAATGGAATGATGAAATGGATCAAATGTTGTTGAATGCTTTGGGTGAAGAGGCAAATAAGGGAAATAGGCACGATGGTGCTTGGACAACACAAGCATACAACAACATGGTCGAAGCCTTAAGATCTACAATTGGACCAAATATCACAAAGAATCATATAAAGAATAGAATGAAGAcactaaaaaatcattttgctGAAGCTTACGACTTGTTCCATAGCTTAAGTGGATTCTCTTGGAATTCAATAACTCGAAAATTTGATGCTGAGGACGACGTCTGGGAAGAGCTGATTAAA GGAAAGCCACATGCTGCAAGATGGAGAAAAATGCAAATTAAGCATTATGACATCTTGACTGAGTTATTTGCAACTGATAGGGCAAAAGGAAATGTTGCGAAAACAGCTAAGGAAAGGAGGAAACAATGGGAGAAGGAGAATATTGACTTGAATAACTATTTTGAAGATACAGAAATGTATGTGCCAAATGTTGGTATGTTTGATGAAAACCAATTTTCACCCCCCAACTTTGAGGATGCTAGTCCACAAAATGGTCAAACAAATCCTAGTGGCTTAAATACTTCAAGGGGTACAAAACGGAAGAGAAATGTGGTTGAGTTAGTTGAAGATCAATATGAGCGAATGAATGAAAGTATCATGACAATTGCTGAAGCTTTGAAAGAGGGAAATTCTGTTTCTAAGGAGCTGCACCAAGTTGCAGAGCGTCAAGTTGAAGTTGCTGAAAGACAAGTTGCAGTCATTGAAAAACAAGTTGAAATTGCTGAAAAACAAGTTACTGTGATACAACAAACTCGTCCTCGTCATTATTCAGAATCTGATGTATGGGATCTTTTAGAGGAATTAAGAGTCACAGATCCATTTCGCATGAAGGTTTATAACCATTTATGTGATAATGAGCACAAAAAACGTAAGCTTTTTGGCGTACCACCTCATATGAGAGGAGAAGCTCTCATTCAAATGATGACTGATGCAGGTATATTTTGTTAA
- the LOC102663797 gene encoding putative nuclease HARBI1, translating into MGPEAFMLLCHKLRGTGYVKDTIRSTVEEQVAKFLHIIGHNVKNRTVSFFFRRSGETVSRHFHNVLRAIISLEDEFLVQPSGRDVPPQILNNSRFYPFFKDCIGAIDGTHIRVKVPRAKAARFRGRKDYPTQNVLAACNFDMKFTYVLPGWEGTASDSRILKDALSREDSLKIPEGKYYLGDAGFMLKRGVLTPYRGVRYHLKEYSTRSPQNSKELFNHRHASLRNVIERCFGVLKKRFPILSTGTEPFYSFEVMTDIVLACCILHNFLMGVDVDETLIAEVDRELLQQEIDRSQPQQQRDDDYRLGTILRDDVAIRMWNVYPI; encoded by the exons ATGGGACCTGAGGCATTTATGTTATTGTGTCATAAATTGAGGGGAACTGGTTATGTGAAGGATACTATACGATCCACAGTTGAAGAACAAGTTGCTAAGTTCCTACACATCATTGGTCATAATGTGAAAAATCGCACCGTGTCATTCTTCTTCCGCCGTTCTGGTGAGACTGTTAGCCGTCACTTTCACAATGTTTTACGTGCCATCATTTCATTAGAAGATGAGTTCCTAGTCCAACCTTCTGGTAGGGATGTACCTCCACAAATATTAAACAATAGCAGATTCTATCCTTTTTTTAAG gaTTGCATTGGAGCTATAGATGGAACACATATTCGGGTAAAGGTCCCAAGAGCGAAAGCCGCACGATTTCGTGGAAGAAAAGACTACCCTACACAAAATGTTTTGGCTGCGTGTAACTTTGATATGAAATTCACTTATGTTTTACCGGGGTGGGAAGGCACAGCATCTGACTCTAGGATTTTGAAAGATGCTTTAAGTAGGGAAGACTCTCTAAAAATTCCTGAAG GAAAATATTATCTTGGGGATGCCGGTTTTATGCTAAAACGTGGGGTGCTTACACCTTATAGAGGTGTTCGTTATCACTTGAAGGAATATTCTACTCGCAGCCCGCAAAATTCTAAGGAGTTGTTCAATCATCGCCATGCTTCACTTCGAAATGTTATTGAGAGATGTTTTGGAGTACTAAAGAAAAGATTTCCAATTTTATCTACTGGCACCGAACCCTTTTACTCATTTGAAGTCATGACAGACATTGTACTTGCTTGTTGTATATTGCATAACTTCTTAATgggtgttgatgttgatgagaCCTTAATTGCTGAAGTAGATCGTGAGTTACTTCAACAAGAGATTGATAGATCCCAACCACAACAACAACGTGATGATGACTATAGATTGGGAACAATTTTAAGGGACGATGTTGCTATCAGAATGTGGAATGTTTATCCAATATGA
- the LOC100806192 gene encoding protein root UVB sensitive 6 isoform X1 has translation MAPNPMKQSANSTTTTIANKEILVRETMRISANLASPPQPPPPSPIVGIICCEEMDGRRWKYLAESDGFGGFKKNSFLPVSLNSNHPRDPLHEVLSFVTSYVVPEGFPDSVTPSYVPYMTWRALKHFFGGAMGVFTTQTLLSSVGVCRNRAAPGAVAINWILKDGAGRVGKMLFARQGKKFDYDLKQLRFTGDLLMELGAGVELATAAVPHLFLPLACAANVLKNVAAVTSTSTRTPIYKAFAKGENIGDVTAKGECVGNIADLLGTGLSILIAKRNPSLVTTFSLLSCGYILSSYREVKSVVLHTLNCGRFSVAVEHFLMTGQVPTLQEGNMNENIFSFPWKDRPVVLGSRIKEAFQDPSAYVAIEPLFDRERYIVTYNPSKHKVYAVLKDQAKSDDILKAAFHAHVLFFSLMKSLNENKASSLKQREDLSNMTHTVADIEARIAGTCKTVADSYGCFKNKAKEQGWTMSESHLNPGRARFYPVDNR, from the exons ATGGCTCCGAATCCGATGAAGCAATCTGCGAATTCCACTACAACTACCATCGCTAATAAGGAGATTCTGGTCCGTGAAACGATGCGTATCAGTGCCAATTTGGCCTCCCCCCCTCAGCCGCCGCCGCCGTCTCCCATCGTCGGAATTATCTGCTGCGAAGAAATGGACGGGCGTCGTTGGAAGTACTTGGCTGAGAGCGATGGCTTTGGCGGATTCAAGAAGAATTCATTTCTCCCTGTCAGCCTCAACTCCAACCACCCTCGCGACCCTCTCCAC GAAGTCCTCTCTTTCGTTACATCCTATGTTGTCCCCGAAGGTTTCCCTGATAGTGTTACTCCTTCTTATGTCCCCTACATGACATGGAGGGCTCTTAAG CACTTTTTCGGTGGAGCAATGGGCGTTTTCACCACTCAAACCCTCTTGAGTTCTGTTGGCGTCTGTAGAAACAGAGCTGCTCCTGGGGCCGTCGCCATCAACTGGATTCTCAAGGATGGTGCTGGTCGTGTCGGGAAGATGCTCTTTGCTCGCCAAGGAAAGAAATTTGATTATGACCTCAAACAGCTGCGCTTCACAGGTGATCTTCTCATGGAGTTGGGTGCTGGAGTTGAACTCGCTACTGCTGCAGTGCCGCATCTCTTTCTTCCATTGGCTTGTGCTGCTAATGTACTCAAG AATGTTGCTGCCGTAACATCAACCTCAACTCGCACACCAATTTATAAAGCCTTTGCTAAAGGAGAAAACATAGGGGATGTCACTGCTAAAGGAGAATGTGTTGGCAATATTGCAGACCTG TTAGGAACTGGTTTGAGCATATTGATTGCCAAAAGGAATCCATCGCTTGTCACCACATTTTCCCTCCTTTCATGTGGATATATCCTTAGCTCTTATAGAGAG GTAAAATCTGTGGTTTTGCACACACTTAACTGTGGAAGATTCAGTGTGGCAGTAGAGCATTTTCTCATGACAG GACAAGTTCCTACTTTGCAGGAGGGCAATATGAATGAGAACATATTCAGTTTTCCATGGAAAGATAGGCCTGTTGTCCTTG GATCAAGAATCAAGGAAGCATTCCAAGACCCTAGTGCATATGTTGCCATAGAGCCCTTGTTTGAT AGGGAGAGATATATTGTAACATATAACCCCTCAAAACACAAGGTTTATGCGGTGCTCAAGGATCAGGCAAAGTCAGATGACATTCTGAAAGCAGCATTCCAT GCTCATGTGCTATTTTTCAGTTTGATGAAATCATTGAATGAAAATAAGGCCTCATCTTTGAAGCAAAGGGAGGATCTCTCAAACATGACACACACAGTTGCTGATATCGAGGCTCGTATAGCTGGTACTTGCAAGACCGTGGCAGATTCTTATGGGTGTTTCAAGAATAAAGCTAAGGAGCAA GGTTGGACGATGTCAGAATCACATCTAAATCCTGGTCGAGCAAGGTTTTATCCAGTTGATAATAGATGA
- the LOC100806192 gene encoding protein root UVB sensitive 6 isoform X2 gives MAPNPMKQSANSTTTTIANKEILVRETMRISANLASPPQPPPPSPIVGIICCEEMDGRRWKYLAESDGFGGFKKNSFLPVSLNSNHPRDPLHEVLSFVTSYVVPEGFPDSVTPSYVPYMTWRALKHFFGGAMGVFTTQTLLSSVGVCRNRAAPGAVAINWILKDGAGRVGKMLFARQGKKFDYDLKQLRFTGDLLMELGAGVELATAAVPHLFLPLACAANVLKNVAAVTSTSTRTPIYKAFAKGENIGDVTAKGECVGNIADLLGTGLSILIAKRNPSLVTTFSLLSCGYILSSYREVKSVVLHTLNCGRFSVAVEHFLMTGQVPTLQEGNMNENIFSFPWKDRPVVLGSRIKEAFQDPSAYVAIEPLFDRERYIVTYNPSKHKVYAVLKDQAKSDDILKAAFHAHVLFFSLMKSLNENKASSLKQREDLSNMTHTVADIEARIAGTCKTVADSYGCFKNKAKEQVIKQ, from the exons ATGGCTCCGAATCCGATGAAGCAATCTGCGAATTCCACTACAACTACCATCGCTAATAAGGAGATTCTGGTCCGTGAAACGATGCGTATCAGTGCCAATTTGGCCTCCCCCCCTCAGCCGCCGCCGCCGTCTCCCATCGTCGGAATTATCTGCTGCGAAGAAATGGACGGGCGTCGTTGGAAGTACTTGGCTGAGAGCGATGGCTTTGGCGGATTCAAGAAGAATTCATTTCTCCCTGTCAGCCTCAACTCCAACCACCCTCGCGACCCTCTCCAC GAAGTCCTCTCTTTCGTTACATCCTATGTTGTCCCCGAAGGTTTCCCTGATAGTGTTACTCCTTCTTATGTCCCCTACATGACATGGAGGGCTCTTAAG CACTTTTTCGGTGGAGCAATGGGCGTTTTCACCACTCAAACCCTCTTGAGTTCTGTTGGCGTCTGTAGAAACAGAGCTGCTCCTGGGGCCGTCGCCATCAACTGGATTCTCAAGGATGGTGCTGGTCGTGTCGGGAAGATGCTCTTTGCTCGCCAAGGAAAGAAATTTGATTATGACCTCAAACAGCTGCGCTTCACAGGTGATCTTCTCATGGAGTTGGGTGCTGGAGTTGAACTCGCTACTGCTGCAGTGCCGCATCTCTTTCTTCCATTGGCTTGTGCTGCTAATGTACTCAAG AATGTTGCTGCCGTAACATCAACCTCAACTCGCACACCAATTTATAAAGCCTTTGCTAAAGGAGAAAACATAGGGGATGTCACTGCTAAAGGAGAATGTGTTGGCAATATTGCAGACCTG TTAGGAACTGGTTTGAGCATATTGATTGCCAAAAGGAATCCATCGCTTGTCACCACATTTTCCCTCCTTTCATGTGGATATATCCTTAGCTCTTATAGAGAG GTAAAATCTGTGGTTTTGCACACACTTAACTGTGGAAGATTCAGTGTGGCAGTAGAGCATTTTCTCATGACAG GACAAGTTCCTACTTTGCAGGAGGGCAATATGAATGAGAACATATTCAGTTTTCCATGGAAAGATAGGCCTGTTGTCCTTG GATCAAGAATCAAGGAAGCATTCCAAGACCCTAGTGCATATGTTGCCATAGAGCCCTTGTTTGAT AGGGAGAGATATATTGTAACATATAACCCCTCAAAACACAAGGTTTATGCGGTGCTCAAGGATCAGGCAAAGTCAGATGACATTCTGAAAGCAGCATTCCAT GCTCATGTGCTATTTTTCAGTTTGATGAAATCATTGAATGAAAATAAGGCCTCATCTTTGAAGCAAAGGGAGGATCTCTCAAACATGACACACACAGTTGCTGATATCGAGGCTCGTATAGCTGGTACTTGCAAGACCGTGGCAGATTCTTATGGGTGTTTCAAGAATAAAGCTAAGGAGCAAGTAATAaagcaataa